In the Arachis ipaensis cultivar K30076 chromosome B10, Araip1.1, whole genome shotgun sequence genome, one interval contains:
- the LOC107620616 gene encoding uncharacterized protein LOC107620616 produces MEEIKDLRLIGIVGCVYRVISKVLVRRMRSMLPALVGETQSAFVKGRKIHDGTLIACETVNWLKLTKKEAAIIKLYFQKAYDRIKWSFVDFVLQQMEFGQVWRAWVMECVTTTSICGCTTSNDRRGVRNGRISPLLVGRDSIELSHLHFADDTILFCPPEEETIKNYKRLLRCFELMSGLSINFEKSSLIPINCEEQWS; encoded by the exons ATGGAGGAAATCAAAGATTTGAGACTTATCGGTATAGTGGGGTGTGTCTATAGGGTTATCTCGAAGGTCCTAGTTAGGAGGATGCGATCAATGTTGCCGGCATTAGTAGGGGAGACTCAGAGTGCATTTGTAAAGGGAAGAAAAATCCATGACGGGACACTTATTGCATGTGAAACGGTAAACTGGCTCAAACTTACGAAAAAGGAGGCagcaataatcaagctatatttCCAAAAAGCATACGATAGGATCAAGTGGAGCTTTGTGGACTTTGTGCTACAACAGATGGAGTTCGGACAGGTTTGGAGAGCATGGGTAATGGAGTGTGTGACCACTACTTCTAT TTGTGGATGTACTACATCGAATGATCGGAGAGGCGTTAGGAATGGACGCATATCGCCTTTGTTGGTTGGTAGAGACAGCATAGAATTGTCACACCTTCATTTCGCTGATGATACTATCCTTTTCTGCCCACCAGAGGAGGAGACTATTAAGAATTACAAACGGTTGCTGAGGtgctttgagttgatgtcaggGCTTAGTATCAATTTTGAAAAGTCTAGCTTGATTCCAATCAATTGTGAGGAGCAGTGGTCCTAG